The proteins below are encoded in one region of Candidatus Binatia bacterium:
- a CDS encoding RidA family protein has protein sequence MLQHIQPPDLFRSSKLGFTQVVTATAGAVVWVAGQTACDERGRPVGAGDIGKQAEVALENVRRALAAAGAGPADVTMLRVYIVGFTHEAASEIGGRVASFFAGVEPPASTWVGVTALMHPDFLIEIEAVAAVPAAS, from the coding sequence ATGCTCCAGCACATCCAGCCGCCCGATCTGTTTCGAAGCTCGAAGCTCGGTTTCACGCAGGTCGTTACTGCGACGGCCGGGGCCGTTGTCTGGGTTGCAGGCCAGACGGCCTGCGACGAGCGTGGACGGCCGGTGGGAGCCGGCGATATCGGGAAACAGGCCGAGGTCGCGCTCGAGAACGTCCGTCGCGCGCTTGCTGCCGCCGGCGCCGGTCCTGCCGACGTCACGATGCTGAGGGTCTACATCGTCGGCTTCACGCACGAGGCCGCGAGCGAGATCGGCGGGCGAGTCGCCAGCTTCTTTGCCGGCGTCGAGCCGCCCGCGTCCACCTGGGTCGGAGTGACGGCGCTCATGCACCCGGACTTCCTCATCGAGATCGAAGCCGTCGCGGCAGTGCCGGCCGCAAGCTGA